Below is a window of Campylobacter canadensis DNA.
CATTTTAAGCATTGATGAAGCTTTATAAAAAAAGGAAGCTCCAAAGATATTTAAAATATATATTTTTTCTTTGTAAAAATATAACCAAATGCTAATTTGCTTAGCAATTAAAGCAATTGATAATAAAGTAATCAATACAAAGCTTATAAAACTTATTTTTTCTATGAAAACAAGTAGTTTATAGACTTTTATATGTGTTTTTGAAAAGGTTTGAATTTTTGTAATTTGCTTGATTTTTTCTAGCTGTGTTGTTATGGTTTTTAAATCTTGCTCTGAAATAAATTTGCTGAATTTTAAATTATAAAATCTTGGAAGTCTGTTAAAAAGGTTGTTTAAATTCTTTTCTGAAATATTATTTTTTAATTGCTCTTTTACCTTTTTTAAATCAAGTTCTTCTATTGATTTTATGTATGAAATATTTTTTAAATCATCAATTCCTAGTGCTTTATTGCTTAAAATAATAACGCTATAATCTTTATTTAAAGCTTGAGCATAATTTTCATTAATGCTTTTTACAAAAAATAAACACTCATAACAAAAGCAAACAATAAACAAAGGAAAAATAAAACCAAGATGTAGTTTAAAAGAATTCATTTAAAACTCCATTTTCAATATTAAAATGCCTATAAGCAAAATTAATAGCATTTGGAATGTGGTGAGTTGTTACTAAAACACAAGAATTAAAACTTTTTTTAGCACCTTCAAGCATTTGCCAAATAATATCTGCTGAATGAATATCTAAATTCCCTGTTGGTTCATCGCAAATTATTAGCTTAGGATTATGAATAATAGCCCTTGCAACCGCAATTCTTTGCTGCTCGCCACCGCTTAACTCATAAGGGTATTTTTTTGCTTTATGAGATAATTTTATGTAATCTAAAAGCATATTTGTATGCTTTGTTACTTTAGCATTTGATAAACCAGCTATTTTTAATGGCAAGGCAATATTTTCAAATACTTTTAAATCTGAAATTAATTTATAATCTTGAAAAACAATACCTATACTTCTTCTAAGCTTTAAAAGAGAAATAGGATTAATATTTTTTAGATTTTTATAATTTACAAATAATTCTCCATTAAAATCAATCTCGCCAAACAAACTTTTAATAATAGTTGTTTTACCACTACCGCTTTTTCCTGTTATAAAAATAAATTCGCCTTCTTTTGCATCAAAAGAAGCGTTTTTTATTATTACTTCATTTTTATAAGCAATACTTAGATTTTTTGCGTGTAAAATTACACTATTCATTTAATAATTCCTTTAATTTTTCAAGAGCTTTTATATTTTCATTACTTGCACAAAAATCAAAAAATAAAAAGTTGATTTTATCTTTTACTAAAATATAAGATGAGCTTGGAGAATGAAAAGCCCCATAAGAAATTCTTGCTATTTTAAAAGCATCATCACAATCATAAATTCTATCAAGTTTTACAAAATAATCCTCTGCTTTAAAAAAGCATTTTTTTAGTTTTTTTACACTAAAGTTTAAATCGTATTCTTTTTTATTTACATCATTTGTTTTATCTTCTTTTTTATAAAAGATAAAATCATATATATCCTTGCCCATTTTTTGCCATCTAGCTTCATATTTGCTTACTATAAAAGCTTCTTTGTTTTTTAGCAATACATAATCATCATCGCTAAAAAGCTCTAAGGCATATTTTGTATAATTTAAACTATCGCTTCTTAATTCAAAAAAGGCATTAATTTTTAAAATTCTAAATAATTCTTCTTTAAATTCTTTAGAAATAACCCTTCTGCTAATCGCATCATCCCAAGGTACAGGAAAGTGTAAATAAAGCCCGTTAATACTATTGTTTTTTAATAATTTAAGCACCATTCTTGCATCAAAATCAAGTAATAAAATATTATCTAAATCCTTAGCAAGATTGCTAACTTGAATTAAGCTAGGTTTATGTATTTCAATACCAATAAAAATAGCTTCTTTATTGTTTTGTGCTTGTTTTAAAAGGTGTCTTCCGCTGCCAAAGCCAATTTCAATAAATACATCTTTTTTACAATTATTAATGTAATTTGCAGCAGCTAAAGCACTTGAGAGTATATTATTTGCTAGTTTTTTGTTTTCATTAAAATAAAAGGCTTTGTTTGTAATATCTTCACAAAAATTATTCATAAAAACTTCTAAAGCCTTTTGCATTAATTGCAAATTAGTAATTTTGCTTAATTTATCAATTTTTACTACATATTCATCTTTTTTATTAATTTGCAAAAAAAAGCTCTCATCATTAACTTTAGTAAAGATGAATTTTTTATTTTGCTCATATTTTGTTTGAAAACAAAAGCCAACGCCATCTTTACTAAAAGGCAAAGAAAGTTCTTTTATATTTTTACACTTAAAATTCGGCATTATTTTATCTTTAATTTATCGCTTATATTTGAGCTAATACCATATTCATCAATACCTATTATTTGATAAGTATCGCCTTTTGTATAAGCACTATCAGTAAAATTATTTTGGCTTACATTATTTAAAAATTCTTGAGAATTTTTAAGAATATTAAACTTTTTTACACGGTTATCAGAGGCTTTAAAGCTAATATAAATACTATTATCATTTAAAATATTATAACCTGTAAAAATAGGAGTTTTTGGCTTATCAAGGCTCATACCTGTAACATAAATTCCATCGCTTTTACTCTCAAGTCCATCAACATCAACCATAGTTACATAATAAGTTTTATTATAAGCATCTTTTTCTACTTCGTCTGTGTAATTTGTGTTTTTTGTAGTTGCTAAAAGGCTAAATGGTAAAAATTTAGAATTAGAACTATAAATTTTATAATGTGAAAAATCTTTATAAATAGGCGCATCCCAAGTTAAAATAATTTTTTTAGGCACATTGGTTGTAGCGCTTAAATTAGTAATCATAGGTGGTAAAACCTTGCTTGTAGCTTCTTTAAATTCGCTTAAATCGCTTTTAATTCCATTGTAAGTTTTTGCTATTACTGCGTATTTTGCATACTCGTTTGGTTTTGTATTATCAATGTATTCTGCGCTTAATCTATTATCTACACTTGCTATTTCTTTAAATTTATCAGAATTTGCACTTTGTTTTACTACTATGTAAGAGCTAACCCTTGCATCAGGGTGCGGTCTCCAGATTATTTTTATTTTATTTGGTAAGCCTGAAATTGCTTGTACAAAAGGCACAGGTTCTACCTTTGTGCTTGTTTTTACACTTATTACACTTTCTTTTGATAAGGCTTCTTTTGTGTAAGCAATAAAAGAATAATTATAAATTGTATTAGGCTCTAATTTTGTATGCACATAATGAGTTTTGTATTTATCTTTTATATTAGCAATTAATTTCTTTTCGCTTTCATCATTTTTACTAGCGTAAATTAAAAAGCCTTCAATATTTTCATCATAAAGCGGGTCCCATTCAAAGGCAATTTCTTGCATATCTTTTAATGTTTTTATATTTTTAATTTGAGAAATGCTATCAAGAGTAGGTAAATTTTTTACACCATTTGCTCCACAAGCTGCTAAACTAAATGCTAAAATCCCTAAGCAAGCGTAATGCGTAATCTTTGTCATAAGTCTCCTTTTTAAATTCTTGTAATTTTTCTTTAAAATTTTCATCAAAATTAGCAATAAATTGCATTCTTTTTTTACTTTGCGGATGAGTAAAAGCAATAAAAAATGAATGCAACATTAATCTTTTTTCATTTTGATTTTTTGCATAAAGTGTATCTCCTAAAATATAACGATTAACACTAGCAAGGCTTACTCTAATTTGATGAGTTCTACCGCTTTGCAGTTTTGCAGCTATTAAAGCAGCTTTATTGTTTTTATCTAAATTAATAAAATTAGTTTTTGATAATTTACCGTATTTGTCTATATTTTCTTTATATTTTTTCTTGCATTCTTCAAGGCTTAAAGCTTGCATTTTTAAGCGATTTTTTTCATTTCTTTTTATGTAGCATTCAATGTAATCTTTGTTTATAAAATCATTTGTGATTGCTAAATAAATTCTATCAACTAATCTATTTTTAATTTCATTTGCTAAAAATTCATAAGAACTATTATTTTTTGCAACTATTAAAGCTCCGCTTGTGGCTTTATCTAGCCTATGTACAATACCAGCTCTAAAATTACCATTTATATCGCATAATTTATAATTATTTTGCAATAGCCATTCAACCAAGGAAGCTTCTTTTAAAGAACTTGCTCCGTGGGTTGCTACATTAATTGGCTTATTTACAAGCAAAATATCATCATCTTCGTAAATTATTTCTACATCAAATTTTGCTTCATATTTGTTTTCTTTTTCTTTTGCTTGTATAAATTCATATTCTATTTCATCATCAATATTTAGCTTAAAAGAAGCTTTTACTATTTTAGAATTTACCTTTACTTTTTCATTTTTAATCAAAGTAGCAATTTGATTTCTTGATAAATTTAAGTAAGTTGATAAAAAAACATCAAGTCTTTGTGTGCTAGTAGAAATGATTTTACTCAATATTAACCTTTTTTATAGATATTTTATTTTTATAAGAATTTAGCAAAAGGATGTAAATTGATAAGGTTAGATGGCAAAATTTTTACTCATTTTGATTTTATTTTACCTTTTTTAGTCTTTCCTATAATAGCCTTTTCTTTTTTGCTAATTAATGAAGCAAATGAAATTTTATCTCACAAGCAAATTTTATACATAATTGTTGGATTTTTTGCTTTTTTTATATTTTTTTTATTGCCTATTAGGAAATTTTTGTGGCTTATACCTTTTTTTTATTGGTTTTGCATTTTGCTTTTATTGCTTGTGGATTTAATAGGAACTACAAAATTAGGCGCTCAAAGATGGCTTGAAATACCATTTACACCTTTTACAATACAACCAAGCGAGATTTTTAAACCAGCCTTTTTGCTAATGCTTGCTTATCAAATTAAGCTTAACCCACCGCCAAAAGAAGGTTATGGCTTAAAGATGTTTATCAAGCTTAGTTTTTTTATTTTATTGCCTTTTGTTTTGATAAAAAGTGAGCCAGATTTAGGCTCGGCTTTAATTATTTTAATTGTTGGTTATGCTACTTTATTTTTAATTGGGGTAAATTATAAAATTTGGCTTGGAATTTTTATTTCTTTAGCTATTGCCTTGCCTGTAATTTATGAAAGTTTGCATTCTTATCAAAAAAAGAGAATCAACGATTTTTTAAGCAAGGAGCCAAGCTATCAAGTAAAACAAAGCATAATCGCAATTGGTTCAGGCGGTTTAAATGGCAAAAGCAAAACCCAAGCAACACAAACTCATTTTAAATTTTTACCAATTAGTACTAGCGATTTTATTTTTGCTTATACTATTGAAAGATATGGCTTTTTTGGTGCTTGTGCTTTACTTTTTACATATTTGCTTTTAATTATGCACCTTTTAAGTATAAATCAGAAGTTGAAAAAGGACTTTTTTTCAAGAACCTTTATTTGTGCCTTAGCCTTTTTAATCTTTATTTATGTTGGAGTTAATGTTTCAATGACTATTGGCTTTGCTCCTGTGGTTGGGGTTCCGTTGCCTTTTTTTTCTTACGGTGGTAGCTCTTTTGTTACCTTTATGGTGCTTTTTGGTATTTATGAAAATTTACTTGCTTTTAGATTTGACCCTAACTATAAACTCATAAGAATTAACTTTAATTAAATATTTAAAATATTAAAGATAAATTTTGCTAAATAATAAAATTTATCTTTTGTTATTTTTTTATAAAAAAATAATTTCTTTTAAAAAGTTAGACTTAAGGAATTTATTATTTTAAGGATATTTTTATGAAAAAGAAAATTTTATTATTAACTGCTTTTTCTAGTTTTCTTTTTGCAAGTGGAACAATTTCATTTGGAGAGATAGCAGGACTTAAGGAGCTTTACGGAATTTTTGAGCAATATAATTGTAATAAAAGTGGATATGAACAAAATGGAAAATATTGCTTTAGGGCAATTTATAAAGCTGGAAGTGGAAAAGGTCCAGATGGTTTATTTATGACTTGCTCTGCGAATGAAAAGAATAATGGTTGTAGTAATTTATTAGAAATTACAAATAATATTATAAAAATTAATGGAACGCCACAGCAACAAGCAGGAGCTAGATATGGTGGTTCTAGCGGTATTGTTGGTTATACTCAACAGTATGAACATAATTCATTAAGAATGTTAAAATCAAGTGAAGATATATATTTTAGTATGTCTTTGCTTAGAGATAGATCACAAATTCATGGTTCTTATGTTAATTTAAATCAACAATCTTTAGCAGCAGCAGAACTTGGAAGATGGAATCAATTATGGACTTTGTATGATTACTTTGGTCTTCAACCTTATTATTATAATTATAAAATTAAATCATATGAAAATGATGGACATGATGGTTTTGCTTGGGAAGCACATAGATTTAAATTAACTGATGATTGGAAGAAATATGTAAAAGTAGAAGCTTACATAGAAGATTATCCAGACTCAAACAATTACATTACAAATCCAAAATTTGTTAGTGGGGTAGATTATAAATTTATGAGTATTGAAACTAAAGAGCCAATAAATAATTATTTGCCATATGAGAGAAAATATGCACCTGAAGTAGTCGCTACTAAAAATTATTTAGGTAACTATGTTTGGGATTATCTAACAACAGTTCAAAGAGCAACAGCTAATTTTGCAGTTCAAACAATACCATATTGTAAGCAAAGGGTGCTTTATAAAATTGAAGTAAAAAGAATACAAATTCCAGGTCAGTGGATGGATTATACTATTTTTGATACTTATCCAAATTCAGATAAATGCAAAGTTCTAGGTGATTGGAATTTAAAAAGAGGGCAAAATAATTTTAAGGAAAGTGAAAAAAATGAATACACTTGGTGGGGATTTTTTGATGGAGTTCATACTTGTACAGGTGATACAAGATGGGGATATTGGAACTTGTTCAAAGATGAGCCACACCCACGTAGCGAATTATTTTATTTTTATGTAATACAAGATGCTTGGGAAGGAGATAAAAAATTTGAAAAAGATTGCTTGCCTACCCCTATTGCAAATATTACAAGTGCCTTTGTAAATTCTAAAGGTGGCGGTAGCAACAATACAACATTTTCTTATAAAAACCCAACCGATGCAACAGATATTTATACTTATTTAGATGGAGAAGATGCTTATATTAAAATAGATTTTAATAATGAAGAAAATGTATTTAAGCCAAGCACAAATCCATTTACAAGCGATAACACTCGTTATATTTCTTTAGATATTGCAGAAAGTAGAAAAAATTCAGAAAATCAAGGTGTTTGGAAATATTATGTTCAAAAAGATTGCACGGATTTTAATAATAAAAATTGTAAATATGTTCAATTAGCTTATCAGTATGATTTAAATGATATTAATGTATTTAATAGCGGTTCAAATGGAATTTTATACAAAGATATGTGTAAGTTTGCAAATCAAAAAGTAAAAGAGCAAATAGGAAATAGTGCAAATATTTGTAATCCAGATGACCCTGCTAGACAAAATGAGATTTTCTTTAAATACAACAACGCAATTTTAGAATTTGATAAAATAAGCACAAATGCTAATGATAAAAATAGAAGAGAGTTTAAACTAAGATTTTATCCTTCAATTAATTCAATAGCTAGTACAGGTTTAGAGATAAAGCATTCTCCAATTACAGTTAGACCAAGATATTTTGAAGCTAAGCAAGAAAGTTGTGCAATTGGTCAAAGCTGCACTAAGCCAATTCAAGCAAATATCACAAATGGCACAATTTACGATAATAAGATTTATGCTGATAAATATTTATTAAAGGTAGATTATCCAGGAACTACATATTATTTTAATCTTGCAAAAAATTATAATATTGTAAATGATAGTAATCCTATAGTTTTAAAAAGTAGCAACGATAACAATGATAGTTTTATGCCAATAATTCCTTTTGATAGTGCAAATATTGCTAGTATCGTGTTAAAAGATGCACATATTAAAAAATATTTACAAGATTATTTTAAAAATCCTAGCTATGATTACACAAAACATTGTAGCGATAGTGATGAAGTTTTAACTATGGATAAGGCAAATATAAGAGATAGTGTTACAGGTAAAATAGCTTGCCAAACACCAATGAAAGACTTTATACCTGTTACGCCAAAAGGTGTTGAAAGTGCTATTTCTTATAAAGATAGCATTGATAAAGATGCAAGGGTGAATGTAGTTTTAAATAATATTGACCCTGATAATAAAAATTTTACCTTTGCATACCGCATTTATCCACAATTACAAGCACAAGCAAGTAATTTTAATAAGCAAAATATTGCAAAGTATTACACAGATGATATAAATATTGAAATTACTCCAAGCTTTAGCAGTGGTGTTAGTTTAGATAAATTTGTATTAGAACAAGATACAAATGCTCTAAATAGAGCTTATGCAAATGAGATTAAGCTTGAAAATGGTGTATTTAAAATTAAAGTTAGCAAAGAAGAACTAAATAAATATTTTAAAACAAAGCTAGATGAATTAAATGACAACACTAAAACAACATTTACTTTCTTAAACGAAGCAAGTAATATGAGCTATGATAATGTAAGCAGATATGAAGCTATAGTAAAAAAAGATAAAAGAATAAATTCTTTAATCATCGCAAATGAAAATGCTAATGAAATACCTTTTACATTTTACTATACAAAAAAAGCACCTATTTTTACACTAAATAATGTAAAAATAAAAGTTTTAAAAAATGCTCAACTTGCAAATGATATTGAGCAAACACAAAGTGTTGGAGTAAAATTTGTAAGTGCAAGTCCGTTTTTTAAAGATGTAAAAGTTAGTAAAGGAAGTGATAATGCAAGCATTGATGAAACACATCTTGATATAAAACCAATGCTAAATTACCTTGATAGCGACAAACAATACAAAGAATTTATTTATCAAGCTAAAACTAGTAAAGAAGAAGCTTGGAGTGCAGATTGTGCTAATGCAAATAAAGTTTGTTATAGAAAATTACCAAGCTCAAAACTACCTGGCTATGAAGCTAAGTTTTTAAGTGATTATGGTTTAGATATAACAAGTGGTACAAATGTACTTAAAATTAAAAACACAAAGCAAAAGAATTCAGCTTATATAAAAGATACAATTCACTGCTTTGGCGGGGAATTTAATTGTGATACATCTTTTACAATTGAATTTAAAAATGACTAATTTTTGCAGCTTAAACTGCAAAAATTTTTTTAAT
It encodes the following:
- a CDS encoding RluA family pseudouridine synthase, producing MSKIISTSTQRLDVFLSTYLNLSRNQIATLIKNEKVKVNSKIVKASFKLNIDDEIEYEFIQAKEKENKYEAKFDVEIIYEDDDILLVNKPINVATHGASSLKEASLVEWLLQNNYKLCDINGNFRAGIVHRLDKATSGALIVAKNNSSYEFLANEIKNRLVDRIYLAITNDFINKDYIECYIKRNEKNRLKMQALSLEECKKKYKENIDKYGKLSKTNFINLDKNNKAALIAAKLQSGRTHQIRVSLASVNRYILGDTLYAKNQNEKRLMLHSFFIAFTHPQSKKRMQFIANFDENFKEKLQEFKKETYDKDYALRLLRDFSI
- the trmB gene encoding tRNA (guanosine(46)-N7)-methyltransferase TrmB; the protein is MPNFKCKNIKELSLPFSKDGVGFCFQTKYEQNKKFIFTKVNDESFFLQINKKDEYVVKIDKLSKITNLQLMQKALEVFMNNFCEDITNKAFYFNENKKLANNILSSALAAANYINNCKKDVFIEIGFGSGRHLLKQAQNNKEAIFIGIEIHKPSLIQVSNLAKDLDNILLLDFDARMVLKLLKNNSINGLYLHFPVPWDDAISRRVISKEFKEELFRILKINAFFELRSDSLNYTKYALELFSDDDYVLLKNKEAFIVSKYEARWQKMGKDIYDFIFYKKEDKTNDVNKKEYDLNFSVKKLKKCFFKAEDYFVKLDRIYDCDDAFKIARISYGAFHSPSSSYILVKDKINFLFFDFCASNENIKALEKLKELLNE
- a CDS encoding FtsW/RodA/SpoVE family cell cycle protein, translating into MIRLDGKIFTHFDFILPFLVFPIIAFSFLLINEANEILSHKQILYIIVGFFAFFIFFLLPIRKFLWLIPFFYWFCILLLLLVDLIGTTKLGAQRWLEIPFTPFTIQPSEIFKPAFLLMLAYQIKLNPPPKEGYGLKMFIKLSFFILLPFVLIKSEPDLGSALIILIVGYATLFLIGVNYKIWLGIFISLAIALPVIYESLHSYQKKRINDFLSKEPSYQVKQSIIAIGSGGLNGKSKTQATQTHFKFLPISTSDFIFAYTIERYGFFGACALLFTYLLLIMHLLSINQKLKKDFFSRTFICALAFLIFIYVGVNVSMTIGFAPVVGVPLPFFSYGGSSFVTFMVLFGIYENLLAFRFDPNYKLIRINFN
- a CDS encoding cell division ATP-binding protein FtsE, whose product is MNSVILHAKNLSIAYKNEVIIKNASFDAKEGEFIFITGKSGSGKTTIIKSLFGEIDFNGELFVNYKNLKNINPISLLKLRRSIGIVFQDYKLISDLKVFENIALPLKIAGLSNAKVTKHTNMLLDYIKLSHKAKKYPYELSGGEQQRIAVARAIIHNPKLIICDEPTGNLDIHSADIIWQMLEGAKKSFNSCVLVTTHHIPNAINFAYRHFNIENGVLNEFF
- a CDS encoding fibronectin type III domain-containing protein; this encodes MTKITHYACLGILAFSLAACGANGVKNLPTLDSISQIKNIKTLKDMQEIAFEWDPLYDENIEGFLIYASKNDESEKKLIANIKDKYKTHYVHTKLEPNTIYNYSFIAYTKEALSKESVISVKTSTKVEPVPFVQAISGLPNKIKIIWRPHPDARVSSYIVVKQSANSDKFKEIASVDNRLSAEYIDNTKPNEYAKYAVIAKTYNGIKSDLSEFKEATSKVLPPMITNLSATTNVPKKIILTWDAPIYKDFSHYKIYSSNSKFLPFSLLATTKNTNYTDEVEKDAYNKTYYVTMVDVDGLESKSDGIYVTGMSLDKPKTPIFTGYNILNDNSIYISFKASDNRVKKFNILKNSQEFLNNVSQNNFTDSAYTKGDTYQIIGIDEYGISSNISDKLKIK